A region from the Linepithema humile isolate Giens D197 chromosome 1, Lhum_UNIL_v1.0, whole genome shotgun sequence genome encodes:
- the LOC105672067 gene encoding putative RNA-binding protein Luc7-like 2 isoform X2, which produces MKLKVCADYSFIAIAFSCQAENCCHPRMDLGECPQIHDLALRADYEAAQRKRDHFYDIDAMEHLQNFIADCDRRTEQAKQRLAETQEELSAEVAAKANNVHVLAEEIGKKLAKAEQLGEEGFVEESMKLMGEIDELRKKKNEAEQEYRNSMPASSYQQQKLRVCEVCSAYLGIHDNDRRLADHFGGKLHLGFIKIREKLAELQKTVEERRKEKRESMLDRRRDRDREDRDRDRDNRDRNRGGLGRDRDRDRDRDRDRERERERDRDRDRERDRDRDRERDRDRERRDRDRRKSRSRSRSRGKRSKRSRSGSHSRRSRSRRSGSNDRKR; this is translated from the exons ATGAAACTTAAGGTGTGTGCTGATTATAGCTTCATTGCCATCGCATTCTCGTGTCAGGCGGAGAACTGTTGCCACCCT CGCATGGACCTGGGAGAATGCCCCCAGATTCACGACTTGGCCCTACGGGCTGACTACGAGGCCGCGCAAAGGAAGAGGGATCACTTTTACGACATTGAT GCAATGGAACATCTACAGAACTTCATCGCCGATTGCGATCGTCGTACGGAGCAGGCGAAGCAGCGGCTGGCGGAGACGCAGGAGGAGCTGAGCGCGGAAGTGGCGGCGAAGGCGAACAACGTTCACGTGCTCGCCGAGGAGATCGGTAAGAAACTAGCCAAAGCCGAGCAGCTCGGCGAGGAAGGCTTCGTCGAGGAGTCGATGAAGCTGATGGGCGAGATCGACGAGCTGCGTAAGAAGAAGAACGAGGCTGAGCAGGAGTATCGTAACAGCATGCCGGCGTCGAGTTATCAGCAGCAAAAGCTGCGAGTGTGTGAAGTGTGCAGCGCATATCTCGGCATACACGACAACGACCGGCGGCTGGCCGATCATTTCGGCGGTAAACTGCACTTGGGTTTCATCAAGATTCGCGAGAAGCTTGCCGAGCTGCAGAAGACCGTCGAAGAGAGGCGGAAGGAGAAGCGCGAGTCCATGCTCGACAGGAGACGGGACCGGGACAGGGAGGACCGCGACAGAGATCGTGACAACAGGGATAGGAACCGCGGCGGATTGGGCAGGGACCGCGACCGTGACAGAGACCGTGACCGTGACCGCGAACGCGAACGCGAGCGTGACCGTGACCGTGATCGCGAGCGTgatcgcgatcgcgatcgcgaGCGTGATCGCGACCGGGAGCGTAGAGACAGGGACAGGAGAAAGTCACGATCTCGCAGTCGCAGTCGTGGAAAAAG ATCAAAACGTTCCCGCAGTGGCAGCCACAGCCGTCGATCTCGTTCCCGCCGCAGTGGATCTAACGATCGcaaaagataa
- the LOC105672067 gene encoding putative RNA-binding protein Luc7-like 2 isoform X3 gives MDLGECPQIHDLALRADYEAAQRKRDHFYDIDAMEHLQNFIADCDRRTEQAKQRLAETQEELSAEVAAKANNVHVLAEEIGKKLAKAEQLGEEGFVEESMKLMGEIDELRKKKNEAEQEYRNSMPASSYQQQKLRVCEVCSAYLGIHDNDRRLADHFGGKLHLGFIKIREKLAELQKTVEERRKEKRESMLDRRRDRDREDRDRDRDNRDRNRGGLGRDRDRDRDRDRDRERERERDRDRDRERDRDRDRERDRDRERRDRDRRKSRSRSRSRGKRSKRSRSGSHSRRSRSRRSGSNDRKR, from the exons ATGGACCTGGGAGAATGCCCCCAGATTCACGACTTGGCCCTACGGGCTGACTACGAGGCCGCGCAAAGGAAGAGGGATCACTTTTACGACATTGAT GCAATGGAACATCTACAGAACTTCATCGCCGATTGCGATCGTCGTACGGAGCAGGCGAAGCAGCGGCTGGCGGAGACGCAGGAGGAGCTGAGCGCGGAAGTGGCGGCGAAGGCGAACAACGTTCACGTGCTCGCCGAGGAGATCGGTAAGAAACTAGCCAAAGCCGAGCAGCTCGGCGAGGAAGGCTTCGTCGAGGAGTCGATGAAGCTGATGGGCGAGATCGACGAGCTGCGTAAGAAGAAGAACGAGGCTGAGCAGGAGTATCGTAACAGCATGCCGGCGTCGAGTTATCAGCAGCAAAAGCTGCGAGTGTGTGAAGTGTGCAGCGCATATCTCGGCATACACGACAACGACCGGCGGCTGGCCGATCATTTCGGCGGTAAACTGCACTTGGGTTTCATCAAGATTCGCGAGAAGCTTGCCGAGCTGCAGAAGACCGTCGAAGAGAGGCGGAAGGAGAAGCGCGAGTCCATGCTCGACAGGAGACGGGACCGGGACAGGGAGGACCGCGACAGAGATCGTGACAACAGGGATAGGAACCGCGGCGGATTGGGCAGGGACCGCGACCGTGACAGAGACCGTGACCGTGACCGCGAACGCGAACGCGAGCGTGACCGTGACCGTGATCGCGAGCGTgatcgcgatcgcgatcgcgaGCGTGATCGCGACCGGGAGCGTAGAGACAGGGACAGGAGAAAGTCACGATCTCGCAGTCGCAGTCGTGGAAAAAG ATCAAAACGTTCCCGCAGTGGCAGCCACAGCCGTCGATCTCGTTCCCGCCGCAGTGGATCTAACGATCGcaaaagataa